The following coding sequences lie in one Miscanthus floridulus cultivar M001 chromosome 9, ASM1932011v1, whole genome shotgun sequence genomic window:
- the LOC136482005 gene encoding leucine-rich repeat protein 1-like yields MALRRGVTDPDGVLASYDDNRVDRIDLLNMRLSGPLAPELGRLEQLQYMEMNGNSLQGPIPSVFGKLKNLISMDLYNNDLSGPLPTTLGNLKSLKFLRMDHSRLTGPIPRELSGLPNLGTVDFPSNDFCGTIPTTDIATMFKSFPSPAFPTTRD; encoded by the exons ATGGCCCTACGCCGGGGCGTGACGGACCCTGACGGCGTGCTCGCGAGCTACGATGACAACCGCGTCGACCGTAT CGACCTTCTTAACATGAGATTGTCCGGACCTCTGGCGCCCGAGCTGGGGAGACTAGAGCAGCTGCAATACAT GGAAATGAACGGTAACAGTCTGCAGGGCCCGATCCCGTCAGTGTTTGGCAAGCTGAAGAACCTGATCAGCATGGACCTATACAACAATGACCTTTCAGGACCCCTACCAACAACCCTTGGGAACCTGAAGTCCCTGAAGTTCCT GCGTATGGACCACAGTCGCCTGACAGGACCGATCCCCAGGGAGCTGTCTGGACTGCCCAACCTTGGAACTGT GGATTTCCCAAGCAATGACTTCTGCGGCACGATCCCGACCACAGACATCGCAACCATGTTCAAAAGCTTCCCCTCACCAG CTTTTCCAACAACCCGCGACTGA